CTTGGTTTCCCACTCGCTGACGTGAATGCGGTATTCTTCCCACTCTTCGCGCTTGGCGCGGTCATAGGCCACGTAGATGTGGTCGCCCAGAGCGCCGCGCACCACGTCGTCCTTCTCCAGCTCGTCGAGTGCTTCTTCGAGCGTGCCGGGCAGCACATCCACACCCTTGGCTTCACGCTCTTCCCTGGTCCAGTGGAACACGTCATCCGTCACCGGTTCCGGCGGGGTGAGCTTGCGCTCAATGCCGTCCAGGCCCGCTTCGAGCATGGCCGCGAATGCCAGATACGGGTTGCAGCTCGGATCGGGGAAGCGCAGCTCGACGCGGGTGCTGGCTTCACGACCGGGCGAATAGCGCGGCACGCGGATGAGCGCGGAGCGGTTGCGCTGCGCCCAGCAGACGTAAACCGGCGCTTCGTAGCCAGGGGTGAGACGCTTGTAGCTGTTGACTGTCGGTGCGACGACGCCCGCCAGCGCACGCGCATGCGCCAACTGACCGGCGACAAACTGCTGCGCGACTTCGGACAGCTTCAGGGTGCCGTCGGGGTCGAAGAAGGCGTTCTTGCCGTCGCTGAGATTCACGAAGCTCTGGTGCACGTGCATACCGCTGCCGTTGATGCCGAAGATGGGCTTGGGCATGAAGGTCGCAAACAGGCCGTGATTCGTCGCAACGCCCTTGACCGCGTACTTGAGGGTCATCGCGTTGTCGGCGGACTGGAGCGCGTTGCCATAGCGGAAGTCGATTTCGTGCTGGCCGATGGCGACTTCGTGGTGGCTCATCTCGACATTGATGTCGAGCGCCTGAAGGGCATTCACAATGTCGCCACGGACTCGTTCTGCCTCGTCATTCGGCGAGAAATCAAAGTAGCCGCCGATGTCGTGGGGCACGGCTTCGGTCACATCGCCACCATTGCGGAACAGGAAGAACTCAAGTTCCGGGCCGGTGTTGTACGAGAAACCGAGGCTTTCAGCGTGCGCAAGCGCCTTGCGCAGTGTGCCGCGCGGGTCACCGGGGAAAGGCTCGCCTTCGGGGGTTTGAATATCGCAGAAGATACGAGCGTGCACCCCAGCCGCATTGCCACGCGTCCAGGGCAAAATGCGGAACGTGTTCGGGTCCGGGCGCAGAATCATGTCCGATTCCTGAATGCGCGCGAAACCGTAAATGGAGGAGCCGTCGAACCACGTACCCCGGTCGAGCGACTCTTCAAGCCCGCTGGTAGG
This sequence is a window from Aggregatilinea lenta. Protein-coding genes within it:
- the glnA gene encoding type I glutamate--ammonia ligase is translated as MDDKAREILEIAKKEGVLFIDLQFTDILGVTKSVTIPTSGLEESLDRGTWFDGSSIYGFARIQESDMILRPDPNTFRILPWTRGNAAGVHARIFCDIQTPEGEPFPGDPRGTLRKALAHAESLGFSYNTGPELEFFLFRNGGDVTEAVPHDIGGYFDFSPNDEAERVRGDIVNALQALDINVEMSHHEVAIGQHEIDFRYGNALQSADNAMTLKYAVKGVATNHGLFATFMPKPIFGINGSGMHVHQSFVNLSDGKNAFFDPDGTLKLSEVAQQFVAGQLAHARALAGVVAPTVNSYKRLTPGYEAPVYVCWAQRNRSALIRVPRYSPGREASTRVELRFPDPSCNPYLAFAAMLEAGLDGIERKLTPPEPVTDDVFHWTREEREAKGVDVLPGTLEEALDELEKDDVVRGALGDHIYVAYDRAKREEWEEYRIHVSEWETKRYLTSI